Proteins from one Polynucleobacter wuianus genomic window:
- a CDS encoding M50 family metallopeptidase, which translates to MQALITLGAFLLTLGVLVSFHEFGHFLAARLCGVRVLRFSVGFGKPLFTYRTKNKTEWMLSSIPLGGYVKLLDGRDRSQQIAIEDQSQSFDQKPLWRRSLIVAAGPLANFFLAVTLFTMIYISGVPQLPAVLQSPPESSVAAKLGVTDGDRVIGWQDLGPRVVPISGEFTPVPSWNALRWQLMDALTGGSGFALELRDPSGANVVKAFGIGDLPKITPDNDPLRSLGLLPRATPLDEWDELKLNPIEAWGFSCQRVWLISKVSLRLMMGMLSGKTSIKQLGGPLSIADMAGKSARVGWQPFLAFLALISISIGLLNLLPFPMLDGGQLLYDAWELVARKRISISMQEQFQKVGFLLLISLSLLALFNDLQRYLSP; encoded by the coding sequence TTGCAAGCATTAATTACTCTCGGCGCTTTTTTATTAACCCTCGGCGTGTTAGTAAGCTTTCATGAGTTTGGCCACTTCTTGGCTGCTCGCTTATGTGGAGTTCGAGTACTTCGATTCTCTGTTGGTTTCGGCAAGCCCCTTTTTACTTATCGCACTAAAAATAAAACAGAATGGATGTTGTCCTCAATTCCTTTAGGCGGCTACGTTAAATTATTAGATGGTCGAGATCGCTCTCAGCAAATTGCTATAGAAGACCAGTCTCAATCGTTCGATCAAAAGCCTCTTTGGCGGCGCTCTTTGATTGTGGCGGCAGGGCCATTGGCCAATTTTTTCTTGGCCGTAACGCTATTTACTATGATCTACATATCAGGGGTGCCGCAACTTCCTGCTGTTTTGCAAAGTCCCCCCGAAAGTTCGGTGGCGGCTAAATTGGGCGTGACTGATGGGGATAGGGTGATCGGGTGGCAGGATCTTGGTCCCAGGGTTGTGCCCATTTCTGGGGAATTTACCCCGGTTCCCAGTTGGAATGCATTACGTTGGCAACTAATGGATGCTCTAACAGGGGGGTCTGGGTTTGCTCTGGAGTTGCGGGATCCTAGTGGCGCCAATGTGGTCAAAGCATTTGGCATTGGGGATTTGCCGAAAATTACCCCTGATAACGACCCCTTGAGAAGTCTGGGTCTCTTGCCTCGTGCCACCCCTTTGGATGAGTGGGATGAGCTCAAGTTGAATCCTATTGAAGCTTGGGGCTTTTCCTGCCAAAGGGTCTGGCTAATTAGTAAGGTATCCCTCAGGCTGATGATGGGAATGCTAAGTGGAAAAACCTCTATAAAGCAGCTGGGAGGCCCGCTGAGTATTGCTGATATGGCCGGCAAGTCAGCCCGGGTGGGCTGGCAACCCTTTTTAGCGTTTTTAGCATTAATTAGTATCAGTATTGGGTTGCTTAATTTACTCCCTTTTCCCATGCTTGATGGGGGTCAGCTCCTGTATGATGCATGGGAGTTGGTTGCTAGAAAGCGTATTTCGATTTCGATGCAGGAACAGTTCCAAAAAGTGGGTTTTTTGTTACTGATTTCGTTATCGCTACTAGCTTTGTTTAACGATTTACAACGCTATTTGTCGCCTTGA